From Halococcus agarilyticus, the proteins below share one genomic window:
- a CDS encoding dihydrodipicolinate synthase family protein — translation MPLEVDEVKQCLRGVAVGLLTPFDRNGEIEYWKIEENAQTLYEKGVRTYLAAANISEYHSLSQEERVNVTETSVDSLPSDACVLAGVGGSTSNAQELVRAYDRIGVDAMMIMPPDHTYIHEEGLLEYYRDLAAVTETPLVPYVRGFDPSVEYLVNLSRLDSVAGIKYALENPVKLGAATARGADDVVWVDGLAEPYAVPYWADGVEGFTAGVSNFRPEVGLALYEALSNENWSRARALREICLPYQYFRDETGHKNTIEGAISVPAVKEGLELAGMHGGGVREPIRPLTSDEKQRAEAIYNQLDDNISQLV, via the coding sequence ATGCCATTAGAGGTAGATGAGGTCAAGCAGTGCCTCAGGGGCGTCGCCGTCGGCCTCTTGACCCCGTTTGATCGGAACGGTGAGATTGAGTACTGGAAAATTGAGGAGAACGCACAGACCCTCTACGAGAAGGGGGTCCGAACGTACCTCGCCGCCGCAAATATCAGCGAGTACCACTCCTTGTCGCAGGAAGAACGGGTCAACGTAACTGAAACGAGCGTCGATAGCCTTCCATCTGATGCGTGTGTGCTCGCTGGCGTCGGCGGTAGCACGAGCAATGCACAGGAACTGGTCAGGGCGTACGATCGAATTGGTGTTGACGCGATGATGATCATGCCACCTGATCACACGTACATTCACGAGGAAGGGCTGCTGGAGTACTACCGTGACCTGGCCGCCGTGACAGAGACGCCGCTCGTGCCGTACGTTCGGGGGTTCGATCCATCCGTGGAGTACCTCGTCAACCTCTCCCGACTCGATAGCGTAGCCGGGATCAAATACGCACTCGAGAATCCAGTAAAACTCGGTGCGGCCACGGCCAGAGGTGCAGATGACGTGGTGTGGGTCGATGGATTAGCCGAACCCTACGCAGTCCCCTACTGGGCGGATGGTGTCGAAGGGTTCACTGCTGGTGTGAGTAACTTCAGGCCGGAGGTCGGTCTCGCACTGTACGAGGCGCTTTCGAACGAGAATTGGTCCCGTGCCCGGGCGCTCCGCGAGATCTGCCTCCCGTATCAGTATTTCAGGGACGAGACAGGACACAAGAACACCATCGAGGGGGCGATCAGCGTTCCGGCAGTCAAGGAAGGACTCGAACTCGCCGGTATGCACGGCGGGGGTGTGCGAGAGCCAATTCGCCCACTGACCTCGGACGAGAAACAGCGAGCGGAAGCAATCTACAACCAGTTGGACGACAACATTAGTCAATTAGTATGA
- a CDS encoding IclR family transcriptional regulator has product MPTNTPRKIEAVHKTCRIIEILRERGEAGITEISKEMDFSKSAVHGHLATLNDEGLVVKDGHTYHLSLRFLDIAESVKARIAKRDVVREQVRTLAEETGEVVHFGAEENGRIVYLSKSKGNSAVETVSQIGKRMPMHSTSMGKAILAELPPDRTKAILEQYELTERTENTITDPDQLLDELDDTHERGFAIDKEENIPGIRCIGMAVSGPEANVFGALSVSGPSQRMTEERIKNGLSEKVAQAANVIEVNSMYS; this is encoded by the coding sequence ATGCCAACAAATACACCACGGAAAATCGAGGCGGTTCACAAGACCTGCCGGATCATCGAAATTCTTCGAGAGCGTGGTGAAGCCGGTATCACTGAGATCTCCAAGGAGATGGACTTCTCGAAAAGTGCTGTACACGGCCACCTCGCGACGCTAAATGACGAAGGACTCGTCGTCAAAGACGGTCATACCTATCACCTCAGTCTCCGGTTTCTGGACATCGCAGAGTCAGTGAAAGCACGGATCGCGAAGCGGGATGTTGTCAGAGAGCAAGTTCGGACGCTCGCCGAAGAGACTGGTGAAGTCGTTCACTTCGGCGCAGAAGAGAACGGGCGTATCGTGTATCTCTCCAAGTCGAAGGGCAACTCTGCCGTTGAGACTGTATCCCAAATCGGCAAGCGAATGCCAATGCACTCGACATCGATGGGCAAGGCTATTCTGGCCGAGCTACCCCCGGATCGCACCAAAGCTATCCTCGAACAGTACGAGTTGACCGAACGGACGGAGAACACGATTACAGATCCGGACCAACTGCTAGATGAGTTGGACGACACGCATGAGCGGGGGTTCGCTATCGACAAGGAGGAGAACATCCCCGGCATACGCTGCATTGGGATGGCTGTTTCGGGTCCGGAAGCAAACGTGTTCGGAGCTCTCAGTGTCTCTGGTCCGTCTCAGCGTATGACTGAGGAGAGAATCAAAAACGGGCTATCAGAGAAGGTCGCACAAGCAGCCAACGTCATCGAAGTAAACTCGATGTACTCATGA